The genomic segment TCTGCCGCTCGCTGAACGACTGGTCGGGCTGGCCGACGTTGCGGTGCAAATCGCGCACCACCTCGGCGATGGCGATGGGATCGCCGGAATTGATCTTGGCCTCGTACTCCTGGGCGCGGCGGCTCCACATGGTGCGCTTGACGCGGGCGCGACCCTTGAGGGTGGCCAGCGCGGCTTCCATGTGCTTGCGCGAGCTCAATTTGCGCAGCCCCGAGGTCGCGACCTTGACGATCGGAACCTTGAGCGTCATGCGGTCGCGTTCGAAGGAAATCACGAACAGTTCCAGCTTGTGGCCGGCGATTTCCTGCGCCTGGATTTCCTGGATCAAGCCGACGCCATGGGTCGGATAGACCACGTGATCGCCGACCTTGAACAGGATGTCGGCCTTTTTGACCGGCGTCTTGCTCGCGGCCTTGGCCGCGGGAGCGGCCGGTTTTGCCGGCGCGGCCTTCGTCCGGGCCGGGGCGGGCTTGGCTTTGGTTTTCGCTGCCGGCTTGGATGCCTTCGCGGGTTTTTTCTTGGTCGTCATGGATCGGAACGGTGGGTGGAGGGGGCGCTCAGGCTGCTCGTAAAAACAACGCCTTCCGGCGAGAAACCGGTCGGCGTCCAAAGCGGACGCTATCACATTTTCAAGCCGAAATACAGGGCGAGCGGGGAAAAACGCGCCGCGACGCAACGCGCAAGCGATGGATGCGTCAGGCCTTCTTGCCCGGATTGGGGCTGAAGTATTGCGCCTTGTCTTTCTTGTCTTTCCACTCGTCCGCGTCGGCCGGTGGCGTTCCCTTGCGGGTGATGTTGGGCCACTTGGTCGAGTATTCGCGGTTGATCTCCAGCCACTTGTCGATTCCCTTTTCGGTGTCGGGAACGATGGCCTCGACCGGGCATTCGGGCTCGCATACCCCGCAGTCGATGCATTCGTCGGGATGGATGACCAGGAAGTTCTCGCCCTCGTAGAAGCAGTCGACGGGGCAAACCTCGACGCAATCCTGCAATTTGCACCTGATGCAGCTTTCGGTGACGACGTAAGTCATGCGCTAGTTGTCCTTCACAAGGCCCCTCCCGCGGGCGCGCAGCGCCCGGACGGCGCGCCTTGCTATCACATCCGCCCGGACCGGGACAACCCCGATGGCCCGCGGAATGCGCGCCGCGCATGGGAGCACTGCCGAAGGGCGGGGCCCGCTTATTCCTTATTCCTGGCCGGGGCATCCGGCGCGGCCGGCGCGATCTCCTGGTACATGGCGGCGGCCTCGGCCGCCGGGCCCCGGCGGGTACCCAGTCCCCGAATGCGGACGACGCGCAGTCGTCCGCCGACGACGAACGTGAGCACATCGCCTTCCTTGATCGCATGGCTGGCCTTGGCGATGGACGCCGCGTTGACCCGCATGCGGCCGGCCGAGCAATAATGGGCGGCGGCCGTACGGCTTTTGAACAAGCGCGCGAACCACAGCCACTGATCGATCCGGCGCGTCGAAGCGGACTTGGTCTCGACCACGTTTCAACGCCGCCGGGGGCGCGCTTTGTCGCGGGCGCTTTTGTCGAGGAACGCCTCGAGCACCGCGAAGGGAGAATCCCGGTCCCGAGTCCGATGCCGTCCGCGCGACGGCGGAAGGGTTTCCCGCGCCCGGCGCCGGCGGCGGGGTTGCCACAACGTCTTCTCGCCCTGCCCGACCGGCTCGAAGCCGAGCGCGCCGAGTACGGCGGCGATCTCGCGCGGGCCGCAACCGGGAAGCTCGGGCCAATCGGACGGCGGCGCGAACGGACCCTGTTTCGCCAGCGACCACGCGCGCGCCGCCGCCCGTTCGAGCGCGTCCGCGCGGACGGCGATCGGTCCCAAGACGCGGAACCCGACCGCTTCGAGGAAATCGGGCGGCGCGGAGGATGCGTCTTCGCGCCGCAGCCACGTCCGGCCGGGCAACGGCGCGGATGGCGGCATGGGCGACGAAACGGCCTGGCCCTTCGCGGCGGCCCACAGGCGGGCGCGCAGGTCGATGGCCGCCGGCTTGAGCAGCGCCGGCATGAAAACGCTTTCGCGTCCGATGACGATTCCGCGCCGCGCCAGCCAGCGGCGCTCGTCGCGGGTCAACACCGCGATCTGCGCCTCGGCGAGCCCGCGCGGCATCGTGCCGAACCCTTCGGCGAGCCGAAACACGAGGCCGCGCAACGCGCCGCCCGACGCCGCCTCGTGCGCGGCGAACAACGGCGCGAAAACCCGTTGCGCCGCGCCCTTGGCCCAGTCGACCAGGCGGCGCCGGATGCGCTCGCGCTCGCCGCCTTCGAGCAGCTCGCTCGCGATCACCGCGATCTGCGGCGCGTAGGGGCCGGCGCCGGGCGCGAGGCGGGCGACGTCGGCGCCGCGCCAGAGGACGCCGCCGCCCGCGCCGAAGGCGAAGGCGTCGTCGTCGGACTGCTCGAGCGCGCGCACGCGCGCGGCCGCCTCGCCGCGCAACGCCCGCGTCACCGCGGACGCGATCGCCCGTTCCGCGCCGCCCGGCCGCGAATCCGCCGCCGCGCCGGATTCGGCGACGAACCGGAAACCTTCGAGCCGTCCGACCGCTTCGCCTTCGACCGTCACGCGGCCGTCGCGCGCGACCGCCGCGATGAAGGCGCGGCTGTCCCGGAGCCGGCTCACCAGCAACGCGGCGCGCCGATCCACGAACCGTTGGGTCAGCCGCTCGTGCAGCGCGTCGGAAAGCCGGTCCTCGACCAGGCGCGCGCGGTCCCGCCAATGGACCGGATCGGCGAGCCAGCCGGCCTGGTAGGCGACATAGGTCCACGTCCGGATGTTGGCGATGCGCTGGATCAGCG from the Rhodospirillales bacterium genome contains:
- a CDS encoding CarD family transcriptional regulator; translated protein: MTTKKKPAKASKPAAKTKAKPAPARTKAAPAKPAAPAAKAASKTPVKKADILFKVGDHVVYPTHGVGLIQEIQAQEIAGHKLELFVISFERDRMTLKVPIVKVATSGLRKLSSRKHMEAALATLKGRARVKRTMWSRRAQEYEAKINSGDPIAIAEVVRDLHRNVGQPDQSFSERQIYEAARDRLAAELAAVERVDVAQATQKLENLLAGT
- a CDS encoding ferredoxin family protein, with product MTYVVTESCIRCKLQDCVEVCPVDCFYEGENFLVIHPDECIDCGVCEPECPVEAIVPDTEKGIDKWLEINREYSTKWPNITRKGTPPADADEWKDKKDKAQYFSPNPGKKA
- a CDS encoding disulfide oxidoreductase, whose amino-acid sequence is MAFADGARPEAGRITAVLGPTNTGKTHLALERMLAHPTGVIGFPLRLLARENYDRAVALKGKAQVALVTGEEKIVPPGARYFVCTVESMPLDRPFDFLAVDEIQMCADPDRGHVFTDRLLHARGISETMVMGAETIRPLLRRLAPRAEVAPRRRFSTLAYTGSRKIARLAPRSAVVAFSAAEVYAIAELVRRTRGGAAVVLGALSPRTRNAQVAMYQAGDVDYLVATDAIGMGLNMDIDHVAFAGLRKFDGRGWRTLGAAELAQTAGRAGRHMNDGTFGTTADVGPLDGEMVERIENHRFDPLEFLYWRNPDLDFGSLAGLQRGLTLPPPLSGLRRAREAQDELAFAVLGKDPDIVRAADAEDRVRLLWAVCQVPDFRKVMSEAHARFLKRLFLHLVGPEERLPADWVADQIARIDRTDGDMETLIQRIANIRTWTYVAYQAGWLADPVHWRDRARLVEDRLSDALHERLTQRFVDRRAALLVSRLRDSRAFIAAVARDGRVTVEGEAVGRLEGFRFVAESGAAADSRPGGAERAIASAVTRALRGEAAARVRALEQSDDDAFAFGAGGGVLWRGADVARLAPGAGPYAPQIAVIASELLEGGERERIRRRLVDWAKGAAQRVFAPLFAAHEAASGGALRGLVFRLAEGFGTMPRGLAEAQIAVLTRDERRWLARRGIVIGRESVFMPALLKPAAIDLRARLWAAAKGQAVSSPMPPSAPLPGRTWLRREDASSAPPDFLEAVGFRVLGPIAVRADALERAAARAWSLAKQGPFAPPSDWPELPGCGPREIAAVLGALGFEPVGQGEKTLWQPRRRRRARETLPPSRGRHRTRDRDSPFAVLEAFLDKSARDKARPRRR
- a CDS encoding RNA-binding S4 domain-containing protein: MVETKSASTRRIDQWLWFARLFKSRTAAAHYCSAGRMRVNAASIAKASHAIKEGDVLTFVVGGRLRVVRIRGLGTRRGPAAEAAAMYQEIAPAAPDAPARNKE